The segment TCCCTCATATTTTTGTCTCCAACCTTCAGACGAGCCTTGGCACCCTGACAAAGCATAATATATCATCATTAATTTCTCccttattttttttcccagaaGTCCAGATACCTGTACAGTgacatgcaaaagtttgggcaaaATGTCTGTTACTGTAAATAGTTATGCGAGTAAAAGATGAACTTATCTCTAAACGGCATACAATTAAAGATGAAACATTGTTCAGAAACATGTTTTCAACATTTTAAGCAAGATAagtgtattatttttgtttcatACAAATTCAGAGTGAAGAAGGGCAAGGAGCACCATATAAATGTTTAGGCACCCCAAGAAATTTGAGCTCTCCAATAACTGTTACCAAGGTCTCAGACCTTAATTAGATTGTTAGGGAAGGCCAAGTGATGCACATTTCAAACCTTGCCATGGACTTCACTATGCAGCACTCTGAAAATTAAAATCACCTGACCGTTATGCCTTTTGGACATCAGGTCATCTTTTACTCACTTAGCTATTCACTATTCACAGAAACTCtgaccaggggtgcccaaacttttgtaTGCCTCTGTATGTTAGTGTCCTGAATACAGCATGTTCAACACATGGTATAGATGTGTTTATAGTCATTTGTGACAACAAATAGAACAGTGGCAAAATAGATCCATTACACGACAATGCCAGTATGAACTATCCAACAACACAACTATCCAACTCAAGacactgaaaaaaattatttcacattgttttcatattgtttcacattcacattacaTGATATTTCTCAGATCAGAGATACCATAACATATTgccataaaaatatatatatatttttttgtaggGCACTTCCCTATGCAGACTTGTATGTagacacacatttaaatcaCTAATCTACAAAAGTCAGTGTATAATCtctggaaaataaaaaaaaaacagagaatatGATGACTGTTGAATCATGTGATGTCTGACCAGTTTAAAAATCCACAGGTTAAATTAAGTATATATTGTAAGATGCCACTGCTCAGCCTTTGGGACAGTTACCACGGATCAGTGCTGAGGTTAAGACAACTttttgaggggtggggggttaacCTTACTACATTTGGCACTACATCTGTAGGTCTAGACTGATTCTATTATAAAaaccaaatacaaataaagctGCTACAAAGGAGCCTGTGGGGTATATATTTTGgatttatattcatatttttctATGAGTCTCAAAAGAATGGGTTGTTGTGCATGTACCGCTAAAGAGGCCTTGTCCTTCTCATAGTTGGCCAGCCTTTTCTGGAGTTCAGCCACATCCTCTTTTGCCTTTTGCAAGGGTTCTGTCAAACGCTTTCTCTGTAGTTGCACCTCAGCCATCTCCTTCTCCAGGcgctcttccttcctcttcatctcttccaCTTGTTCCTATTAAAGCAGGAAAAGAGGCTGATGGTGAGTAATCAAGCATAGCAACACATTTCAGTGAATTTCAATTAGTTATTTTCAGAATCCACAATTACAAATGGACTACCTTACCTTCAGTGAGTTGATAAGGGCCAAATTATTAATTGTAATGTCATTATAGTAGTTCTTCATGTCACTGAAGGCTTTCTCATGATTCTTCATCAGAGTACTGATCTGAGCGTTTTTGTTCTCTTCAAGAGCGTGGTTTTCAGTTTTACGCCTTTGGTCTTGTTCCTGACGCAGAATATGCATTTTTTTCTCATACTTGGACTCAATTTCTGAAATACACAGAAATGTGAAGTTAATATTGAAAAGTGTTACATTTAATTACATATATGTACAATTCTTCCCCAAAAGTGACTTTTCCTGAAAAGAAAGTCTAAATACTACTCAGTGGTTATTTAACAGAACGGGCCACATGTATCAATGGAGCATTTTTCTATGCATGAAACAGAATCCATGAAAAGATACTTGCCGGTATCGATAGTTTGAAAATCAGATTTGTGCAGAGAATGGGCGTATGTTGTGTTTGATAACTGATGAAAAACCTCTGTACACAAATCATGGAATTGTGCAGACACATGGTCCTACGGCAAATTGAACGCAAAAATTGATACATGTGGCCCAACAAGAGACAAATATACCTCTAACCAGCCTTTCACAGTCATTCCTTATATTGGTGATTTCCTCTTCATGTTTCTGTGAAAAGTCGTACAAATATGTTACAATGCCATtttaacacacatttgaaagCAAGATCAATGTAAAATAATTCAGGGTCTACAAACCAGCTTTATGGTCTTTATGAGGCTTTGTTTGGACAGCTCTTGATCCCTTAAGCTCATCTTCAGGGATTTCATTTCTTTTTGCAGATCACTCTCCAGGCCTGAATATTCCTCCTGCATTACTTTGGTTACCACGACTCCCTCTGCCTTGAGCTCTGAGACACTGTTTTGGTGTTCATAGAGCAGGtgttttactttctgtttgtAGACCTATACATAACAACAGAAGATGTCAAGACAAGAGGATATTTGCACCTCTTTCCAACAAGAATGTGCACTCATTAGACAGTGTCATCATTCTGGCCACTCACACAGGCAACAAAACTACATTTTCAGTAACAATGCTTACAAAACGTAAGACGTCTCATTAAAAccaaatcaaataaatcaataacAGAAGCACAATCATTCAAacagcagtgatcaaaccatctatCAAAAAACCTTcattgtatcctgccacccttactatgcATAACTACAAAatccccatgcaccaagccagcaaacataactaaacatttaCAACAACTCATCACAAtttaacacaaataaaaatccccaatatcaataaaactgggctactgacagtgcatgttgtactgtgaaggacgGTCTTTTTACGGATCCAAAGGTACacgcgtgttgcggctgtcgccagccagctgggcactgttgtgtatcctacCACCCTTGCAATCCTAACTAAAATCTGCACCTGTCAGCCAACCCACCTAATTTGAACTCCTGTACACCTCGtcgggcagcctctccctctccttctatatcatattatgaTACTGATacagtggccatattacctactgctaattgtttacctaaatgtatctttTTATCTGTGGATAAAATTGATGTTTAATAAtcaaattttctctctcttatagcgttacctttgctcgcaaatgctgatggctgtggaaacattgttcctcatcaccatatcgtttacacacacattttggcagccgaactctacccactcactttgtctctttcttcccctcctagcctagactatcttcgctgtgggatgctgatgtagtctctccacctgatctacttgtagaaaccctggGCCTACACCTACTCACCCCCAGCACACTTTCATAAACATATTCTActccatactctgtgctagcattttcctgcaatgtaaataatggacatcattgacatagttttctgttttctgcccACTCcttctaaacacaacaacaagacCAGCAAATGGACCAAAATGGACCAAGACCTTACCGTCACAGCAGATATCGGAAAGGAAGTCAGTGTCAAGAAAAAAATAACCGCACCAAGATGGGTCTAGAAACTCCCAGTATAAACATAACATATGGGAAAAATAAATCGCAATGCATCACAGAATCAAATCTCAATACTTAAAGAAAAATTTAAAGAATTGCAATAATATCATATTGTGGCCCAAATATCGTGAGACTATCGAATCATCgtctcaaacaaacaaaggatAACCTTCCATAACCTTGGTCAAAAGGTTTTGTGACCTTTTGCAGACTCTCTCTTCGGTATCTTCTTCAGCATGATGCTCCAACGATGATGACAGCATCTATATCCAGTTCCGAACTGATGGCAGGCTGTTTAATCTGAGTCACTTGCAGGCTTGCACAAAGACAAGAGATGCTGTTTACCTACGATGCCACTCTAGCTTCACATAAGAAGATAACCATGCAGTGCCTCACACCCTGCTTTGCAGAGGCCACACAGCTCTTCGGACTAGAAGTCAGACTGAAGAAGAGGTGCTTCACCAGCCAGGACATGAAGCGTACCATCCTCCCCAGATCTACGTGGACAAGACAAAACTGAAAGCAGCCCACCAGTTTACTTACCTGAGGCATATCATCTCCTCAAACGCCTAACTTGATAAAGAGATCATCAGCAGACTGGCCAAACCAAACAGTGCCTTCTGCAGTCTGTACAAGCAAGTGTGGAACAACAAGCACTTGAAGAAAGGCACCAGGATCAGCATGTACAAAGCTGTCGCACTGACCACTCAAGGAGCTGGCTCCGAGTCATGGGACATTGCCGACACCACCTGCAAGTCTTCAAGCACTTCCATCAGCACCATCCTTGACATAAACTGGAGCGACTTCATCACTAATGTCAAGGTCCTCAAGCAAACAGAGGTACCCAGGATCGAGGTCATGCTGCTGTAGACCCAACTACATTGGGCAGGACATGTGCCCAGAATGTAAGTCCACCACCTGGCGTTCTGTACGATGAGCTGTCCTCTGGACACCACAACAGATGGACTCAAGTCTTCCCTCAACACCGGTCATATTGACCCCCATCACTGGTCTACTCTGGCTGCTGAATGCAAAGGCTAGAGAAGCACCGTCCACCAAGCTGTCTCCTCCTTTTAAGACAATCGCAGAGGCAGACTGGAAGACAAAAGGAACAGGTGGAAGCAGACAGAGCAACATGCCCCCCCACCGATCAGACCTTCACCTGCAGCTGCTGCGGCAGGACATGCCTGTCCCACATTGAGCTTGTCAGCCACCAGCGAGCCTGTAGCAGACATGAACAACCGAGCCTTCCTATATCTTCTTTCATGAAGCCAGgccaagagagagaagattattattattattattattattattaataagttCTTTACCTTAATTTCAGCCTGGTGCCGCTCTTCTGCCTCCTCCATTTCCCTGTCTCTGTTCCTCAGCTCAGCTTTTTTGTCGTCTAAATCTCTCTTAGTGATCTCCCAAAAGGTATGGATCTTGTCTCTTTCCAGCTGAAAATAATTGcgctcttccctctctctatccaacTCCTCTCGAAGGCGGACAATGTGCTCTTCCagctgcaaaatacaaataggTTTCAACATTAATCCATCTGCATCAATGAAAGATTGAATTCCTTTGTGGTTTTCAGAATGTTTCCAATTGAAGTGTTGTATGTTTCAAGAAGACTGCATGAAGAGTGTTGAATAAAAAAGATGTTTGATTAAGAAACGGAAGAAATTTACATTAAAAGTGTGCAAAAATGCCACTGAATATGAAGCCAACGTGTAAAATCAAGGGTCAAGGGTTTTTATtatcaataaatacaataattaCAACCAACCTGTTCCTTCGACATTTCCTCTGTAGACAGGCCATCAACAACAGTGGGTGTCTTACCTTTCGCACCCTTCTTACCGGCTTTCTTCTTGGGAGGCTGAAAATGACCACAAGTTAACCTCATAAGCTAGGTTTGCCAAACAGGTTACCAACATTTTTAACCACACCTCTCAGGCCTTTAGGATACTCAAGTAAGTTTAAGTGCGTTCTGCTTGAGTACATGACAAACATGACGAATTAGCCACTGTGACCACCAAATATGTGGTCAATTAAGTCTCCccaatggtaatcttatcatggtgaCAAGGGATGTGGATTAAAAGATAAGAATCATATATTTTAAATGACATGACATTGTTTTAAATAATGGACCTATGTTAAGCATTTacattataatataattatCTATTCTTGGGGGaaaacatttaataaaaaataaataaatactgattTGCTGAAAAGTCAGGAGAAAGCCCATGCTGTAAACGCGCTCACGAGAGAGCAAAGAAAGACTCTTGACAGTTGCACCAAGTGATAGTTTACCGTGGAAAAGCTATGTAATCATAACCCTGTGTGATTATAATCTGCCATCGAACACATAGGCTACGTGATTATTACCTTTTATATCATATTTATTATTCACCTAGGGTTGGGCTGCCTACAATAGACAGCACTGCAAGTGCCTTGGACGAAATCAGAGATTAATTTTATAATCATAAAGATATCTTAGCAGGTAAGCTAATTGTCTTTTCAAAAAGTATGTTCATTTAGAAAGGTGCAGCTCCTGACTGAAGTTGGCTGAAAAACCATTAGctaacagtcagtgtgtttacatgatggtataattcgaatctttgcttaatcggactatgctttctttcgagggtaggtgctattatcccaatatacatggcagtgagtaaatcgaatcattggccgaa is part of the Clupea harengus chromosome 6, Ch_v2.0.2, whole genome shotgun sequence genome and harbors:
- the gas8 gene encoding dynein regulatory complex subunit 4, producing MPPKKKAGKKGAKGKTPTVVDGLSTEEMSKEQLEEHIVRLREELDREREERNYFQLERDKIHTFWEITKRDLDDKKAELRNRDREMEEAEERHQAEIKVYKQKVKHLLYEHQNSVSELKAEGVVVTKVMQEEYSGLESDLQKEMKSLKMSLRDQELSKQSLIKTIKLKHEEEITNIRNDCERLVREIESKYEKKMHILRQEQDQRRKTENHALEENKNAQISTLMKNHEKAFSDMKNYYNDITINNLALINSLKEQVEEMKRKEERLEKEMAEVQLQRKRLTEPLQKAKEDVAELQKRLANYEKDKASLAGAKARLKVGDKNMRDLKWEHEVLLQSFNKVQAERDELYQKFTKAIQEVQQKSGFKNLLLEKKLGALIETLVKKEAQLNEVLSASNLDPTAVSVATRKLEETLDTKNSTIKDLQYELARACKAHNDLLRTFEAKLLNFGIPVAQLGFRPLECSLTWLTLGEGPSGLVSANVQRKDVAPRATLPPLN